One Candidatus Eremiobacteraceae bacterium DNA segment encodes these proteins:
- a CDS encoding response regulator, whose translation MREQSDRPLKYMSIATDLLARIDKGEWSSGRQLPSTMALAKEYGVALMTVRQALGILAQRGVVEPRQGAGTFVAGDRARDARSSRTLAVLITEDDEALCALTAAALRESGFDVDVAANGGQALLRLEAREDYDAIVLDLKLPDTDGFEIIDYIKANRPALRVIVASGYIDGEDVLRAAERWPLMMLRKPYSASDLVERLNALFGNSVATSRVTA comes from the coding sequence ATGCGCGAACAAAGCGACCGTCCCCTCAAGTACATGTCGATAGCGACCGATCTCCTCGCTCGGATCGACAAGGGCGAATGGTCATCGGGACGTCAATTGCCATCGACGATGGCGCTCGCCAAAGAATATGGCGTCGCACTCATGACGGTGCGGCAAGCACTCGGCATTCTCGCCCAGCGCGGCGTCGTCGAGCCGCGTCAAGGCGCCGGAACGTTCGTCGCCGGCGATCGGGCTCGCGACGCAAGATCGTCGCGGACACTGGCGGTCTTGATCACGGAAGACGACGAAGCGTTGTGCGCGCTGACCGCAGCCGCATTGCGCGAATCGGGGTTCGACGTCGATGTCGCGGCCAACGGCGGACAAGCGTTATTGCGGCTGGAAGCGCGCGAAGATTACGATGCGATCGTCCTTGATCTCAAGTTACCGGACACCGACGGATTCGAAATCATCGACTATATCAAGGCGAACAGGCCCGCGCTGCGCGTGATCGTCGCCAGCGGCTATATCGACGGCGAAGATGTCTTGCGCGCTGCGGAACGGTGGCCGCTCATGATGCTGCGGAAACCCTACTCGGCGAGCGATTTGGTCGAGCGCCTCAACGCGCTTTTCGGCAACAGTGTCGCCACCTCAAGGGTCACCGCCTAG